Genomic segment of Mycolicibacterium sarraceniae:
GATGGTGACGAGGCGAGTCGCCGGATCGAGTTACACGTCGGCCGCGACCTGCAATTCATCCGGATCAACGGCACGGTGGTAGGCGCTCTGGCCGGCCTGATTATCTACACCGTGGCGCAGGTCATATTCTAAATCAGCGCTCTGAGCTGCGCTAGCAAGTGCTTGCAAAAGTTAGCACCCCCACGTAGTGTGGCGAGGGTACGCATCGGATACCCAACGCGACGGGAGGTGAACCCATGGCGCAAGACGGCGATCTTCAGGCCGTGGTGGCCACTGCCGCGCATGACATCGGTGGCTTCATCAGGGCGCAGCGTGAAGCCGCTCAGGTGTCGGTGCGACAGTTGGCCGAGAAGGCCGGTGTCAGCAATCCGTACCTCAGTCAAATCGAACGAGGCCTACGGAAACCCTCTGCGGAGGTGCTGGGCCAAATTGCCAAGGCGCTGCGGCTGTCGGCCGAGGTGCTCTACATCCGGGCGGGGATGCTCGAACCGGGAGAGCCGAGTCAGGTGCACGACGCGATTATCGGAGACACCGTGATCACCGAGCGTCAGAAGCAAGTGCTGCTCGACATTTACACGTCGTTCGTTCAGCAGAACGAAGCTGCCCGTGAGGAGGAGCTGTCGACTGAGTAACAGACCAGCTACCCCTGATGAAAACCGTTAACTGACAACCCGATTCGAACATCGGAACATCTGGAAGGAGCCATGACATGGCTGAGAACACGAACGTAGAAGACCTGAAGGCCCCGCTGCTCGCTGCTGTCGGCGCGGCCGACCTGGCCCTGGCCACCGTCAACGAGATCCTCGCGACCCTGCGCGACCGAGCCGAAGAGGCCCGTTCCGAGGCCAGCACCCGCGTCGAAGAGCGCCGCGCGGCGCTGACCAAGCTGCAGGAAGACCTGCCTGCCCGTGCCGAGGAGATTCGCGGCAAGCTGTCCACCGAAGAGCTGCGTAAGGCTGCGGAGGGCTACGTCGAGTCCGCCACCGCGACGTACAACAGCCTCGTCGAGCGCGGCGAGGCCGCCCTGGAGCGGCTGCGCAATCAGTCTGACCTCAAGGACGTCGCCGCCCGTGCCGAGGGCTACGTCGACCAGGCCGTCGAGCTGACCCAGGAGGCGCTGGGCAACGTGTCGTCGCAGACCCGTGCGGTCGGCGAGCGCGCCGCCAAGCTGGTCGGTGTCGAGCTGCCTGCCAAGGCCGCCCCGGCCAAGAAGGCTCCGGCCAAGAAGGCCGCTCCGGCCAAGGCGGCCGCCAAGAAGGCTCCGGCCAAGAAGGCCGCTCCGGCCAAGAAGGTCACCCAGAAGTAAGTGACCGCCCCCCGGGGCGACTAGTTCGACGTTGAGGGGGGTGCCCGCATAGGCTGGCGGCGTGATGCTTGCTGGTCTCGCGGGTACCATCCTCGAAGTCGTTCGGTGGCTGGTCATTTCTGCCACCCTCTATTCTTTTGTGCACGCCGCCATTCAGCGGCCTGACGCCTACACGGCCGCCGAGAAACTGACCAAGCCTGTGTGGCTAGTCATCCTCGGCGTCGCCGGTCTGCTCGCAGTGGTCGGAGTCCTGGACATCATGGGCGTCGCGATCGCCGCGGTGGCCGCCGGTGTCTACCTGGTGGATGTCCGGCCCAAGCTGCTCGAGGTCCAGGGGAAGTCGCGTTGAGCGCACGACATCGCGTGGCCTTGGTCCTCGCCGTCATCCCGGTCGGGCTGAGCCTGGCTGGCCCGGCCACGGCCGCCCCCGCTCCCGCGCCGCCGTTCATCGATCATGTCCAGTGGGTGAGCTGGGGAGATCTGAAAAGCCTGCGGGTGTATCCCACCCCGGCCGGCCGGCAGGCGGCCGGCCAACTGTTGAAGCCCCCGGGAGAAATAGATGAGGCGTGGGGAGAGGTCCTGGCGCAGGCTCCCGACGCGGACCTGCCCGGTATGCGAGCGCAATTCGTCTGCCACTTCCGGTTCGCCGAATTCGGCCAACCCGGCAAGACCAGCTGGAACCTGGAGCCGTTCCGGCCCGTCGTCGACGACGAGACGATGACGCAGGCGGGCTGTAATCCTGGTGGCCCGGCGGAGCCGTTCTGATGATCCGGCGGGCAGGAGCGAAGCGACCCGGGGATGTGCCCAGCCCAGCTGAGGTCGCTGCCCTCGTCGACCACACGCTGCTCAAGCCCGAGGCCACCGACGCCGACGTCATCGCCCTGGTCGCCGAAGCAGCCGATCTCGGGGCGTACGCGGTGTGCGTGTCCCCATCGATGGTGACGGCCGCCCACAAGGCCGTGGGCGCTCATCCCGAGAGCCCCGTCATCGCCGCTGTCGCCGGCTTCCCCTCTGGCAAGCACCTGCCGGGCATCAAGGCGAACGAAGCCTCGGCGGCCGTCGAACACGGTGCGGCCGAGATCGATATGGTCATCGATGTCGGCGCTGCGCTGGCCGGCGAGATCGCGGCAGTAGCCGCCGATATCGCGATGGTGCGGTCCGCGGTGCCCGGCGCGGTATTGAAGGTCATCGTCGAATCTGCCGCTCTGCTAAGCCTTTCCGGCGAGGCGACGTTGGTGGCGGTGTGCCGCGCAGCCGAAGAATCCGGTGCCGATTTCGTCAAGACCTCCACCGGCTTTCATCCCGCGGGCGGCGGGTCGGTGGCTGCCGTCGAGATCATGGCGGGAACCGTTGGCGGGCGCCTCGGTGTTAAGGCAAGCGGCGGTATCCGCACGGCCGAGCACGCGCTGGCGATGCTCGACGCGGGGGCGACCCGGCTCGGATTGTCCGGGACGCGCGCCGTCCTGGACGGGCTTTAAGTAGCCGGGCCCTAGACCCCGGCGAAGCAGGGATCCTGCTGGCCGTTGGGGATCGTCGCGTTGCTGGTGATGAACTTCGCGCTGACGCCACTGTCGGTGACCGACACGCTGTCGGCGTGAATGCCCATCGGCAGGTTCTTGGTCAGCGTGGACATGAACGCGTCCAGCGCCGGCTGCACCGATTCCTTCGGAAGCATGAAACCCAGCCCGGTCAGGCTGACCACCTGCAGGGTCAGTGCACTGTTGGTTACCGCCGGTTTGACGATCACGCTGCCCAGCCCGCCCTGCAGTTCGATGGTGCCGGCCGAGGACGAGGTGGTCACCCCGCTGATCAGACTGCCCAGGAACGGGATTGCGCCCTGCACGGTCTGCTTGATGCCGTCGCTGGACCAGGTGATGTCGGCATCCAGTGAGCCCATCGTCCCGGCCGAGTTGGCGGTCTGGTTGATCTGGATGTCATCGAGCCACAGGTCGAGCTTCATGCCCTTGGCCTGGCGGATCTGATTGCCCGCCGTCTCGACGTGAATGTCGTTGTAGTGCTTGGTGAGGTGCTGCAGCAGGAATGGCCGCACGCCGAACGAGACCTTCGCCTGGTCCTGCACCACGCAGGACACCGCCCTGGACACTACGGTGTCGGCCACGTGGCGCACGTAGAGCTCAGTGCCCAGCAGCCCGGCGAGCACCACGGCCACCACGATGATCAGCGACAGGACGATCGTCAGCGGGTCGCGCAGGAACCCCCGCTTGGGTTCCTCGGGCTCCTCCGACGATGGCGCCGGCGGGGCGGGCGGAACCAGTGGCGGAACGACCTGCGAGAACTGCTGCGTCGGCGGATCGACCGGGCCACCCGGCCGGGGGATGTACTCGGTGGGTGTGCCCTGCCCCGGGGCCGCTGGCCACGCCGGGGTTGTCGGGTCGCCGGGGCCGACGGGATGATTCGGGCCTTGTGGCGGGTTTGTCACCTGGGCGATTCTGCCTTATCGGCCTGAGCGAACTCTGAGCGGTTACGCAGCACCCCGAGTGCTTCCCGCACCGGTGCGACGCGATCGATGTCGATATCGGCGACCACCAACTGCGGATCGTCGCCGGCCGATGCCACCACTTCGCCGAGCGGGGAGGCCACCAGACTTCCGCCGACGCCGGTCGGCGCCTTGGACGCGGTGGCCATCTCGTCGCCCGGATAGCCCTGGTCGACGGCAGCCACAAAACAGGTCGAGTCCAGCGCGCGAGCCCGCGCCAACAGGGTCCACTGCTGCAGCTTGCCCGGCCCGGCACCCCAGGACGCGTGGACGGTGATCAGCTGCGCGCCGCGGTCGGCAAGGTCGGTGTACAGGGCGGGGAAGCGGACGTCGTAGCAGAGGGTGAGCCCCACACCGACACCGTCGACGGTGATCACCACCGGCTCCCGGCCGGGCGCCACCGCCTCGGATTCAGCAAATCCGAATGCGTCGTACAGGTGGATCTTGTCGTAGTGCGCGTCCACTCCGGCACCGACGGCCAGCACCGTATTGGTGACCCTGCCGTCGGAAACCGGGGTGAACATACCCGCCAGCACCGTGATCCCCGCGCCGTCCGCGATGCGGCGCACCTCGTCAGCCCACGGTCCGTCCAGCGGCTGCGCTACCGGGGCCAGCGGAACCCCGAACCGGCACATCATGCCTTCGGGGAAGGCCACCAACCGGGCACCGGCGTCGGCGGCCCGGCGGGTGTAGTCCTCGACCAGCTTCAGGTTCACGGCCGGGTCGGCGTCCGAGAGCAATTGGGCCAGCGCAATTCGCATCCGGTCAGCTTACGTGCGGCGCCACCGTCGACCAGGGCACCGTCAGCACCGCATCGCGGGCATTGCGGCGCTGCGTCTCGATCGGCACGCCGGCTGCGTGCAGCTCGGTGAGCATGGCCCGCCAGCGGTCCCGCGGGCCGAACACCGAATGACCGGCCGAAGCCGCCCAGGCGCGATCCGCTGTGGCCAGCAAGGTATGGATGGATTGTCCCGGAACATTTTGGTGGATAAGGACTTTCGGTAGGCGCTCGGCCAGATCCGACGGGCGCTCGATATGCCGGGGATCGCACGCCAGGGTCAGGCTCACCGGGCCGTCGCGGTCCAGCAGCACCCAACAGCAGCGCCTGCCGAGTTCGTCGCAGGTGCCGTCGAGGATCAGCCCGCCCGGCGCAAGCCGCGTCCGCATTTCCGCCCACGCCGCGTCCACCGCGTCTTCGGGGTATTGCCGCAAGACGTTGAACGCCCGCACCAGAATCGGATGTAATCCGGCGAGTTCGAAACCGCCGACCGCGAATTCGACACCGTCGACGGGGGGCGCCACGCGCTGCGGATCGATCTCCAGGCCGATCACCCGGATATCGGCGCGCACCGCGCGCAGCCGTGTCGCCAGTTCCAGCGTGGTGACGGGCAATCGGCCGTAGCCGAGGTCGACGATCACCGGATCGGCGGCCGACTCCAACGCACCGCGGACCCGCGGCGAGTTCACCAGCCAGCGGTCGGCCCGCCGCAGCCGATTGGCGTTGGTGGTGCCGCGGGTCGGAACGCCGACCGGGCGGGGCGGTCTAGTAATGGCCGGCGATCCAGTCCCGGGTGAAATCCCTTTCGTGGTCGAACAATCCGCGCAAACCGTCGCAGGCCCACTTCTCGATCTTGCCGCCGAGGAGCGGCACGTTGACCTTGCACAGGCTGCTCAGCCGTAGCTCACTGCCCCCGGCGGCCTGTTGCAGCACGTAGGTGCCGTCGAAGTGCAGCGGGGCAGCGGGCACCAGTGCCCGGTAGTGCCCGTCGGCGGAATTCTTCGCGGCGTCGAACGCGTCGAAATGTTGTTCGCGGGTGATGGTGAGCCGCAACGGAACCACCGGCGCGATCAACGACGGCACATCCCGGCGCGACACCGTGTGGGTGAACGCGATATCGGTGCCGTTCGGGCTGGACTCGAACCGGGTGAGCTCCGAATCGGTGTGCTTATGGTGTTCGGCCACCAGGTCTTCCCAATACTCTCGGCTGGTGAAGCTCAGGTAGAGATCAGCGACGGGCCTATCGAGCTCGATGACATAGTCCAAGCGGCGCGACATGAGGCAACGGTACCTGCGGCGTCAGCCGTTCTCAGCGATCCACCTGGTGGTGAACCGCTGCTCGGCGATCAGCAGATCGACCAGCTGATGGCCGATGAGGTTCTCCACCTTGCCGCCGACCAGCGGGATTCGCACCTCGACTGTGGCCCGAAAAGCCAAGTGCGCCCGCAATTCTGAC
This window contains:
- a CDS encoding helix-turn-helix domain-containing protein codes for the protein MAQDGDLQAVVATAAHDIGGFIRAQREAAQVSVRQLAEKAGVSNPYLSQIERGLRKPSAEVLGQIAKALRLSAEVLYIRAGMLEPGEPSQVHDAIIGDTVITERQKQVLLDIYTSFVQQNEAAREEELSTE
- a CDS encoding heparin-binding hemagglutinin, whose amino-acid sequence is MAENTNVEDLKAPLLAAVGAADLALATVNEILATLRDRAEEARSEASTRVEERRAALTKLQEDLPARAEEIRGKLSTEELRKAAEGYVESATATYNSLVERGEAALERLRNQSDLKDVAARAEGYVDQAVELTQEALGNVSSQTRAVGERAAKLVGVELPAKAAPAKKAPAKKAAPAKAAAKKAPAKKAAPAKKVTQK
- a CDS encoding DUF2516 family protein, coding for MLAGLAGTILEVVRWLVISATLYSFVHAAIQRPDAYTAAEKLTKPVWLVILGVAGLLAVVGVLDIMGVAIAAVAAGVYLVDVRPKLLEVQGKSR
- a CDS encoding DUF2599 domain-containing protein, whose protein sequence is MSARHRVALVLAVIPVGLSLAGPATAAPAPAPPFIDHVQWVSWGDLKSLRVYPTPAGRQAAGQLLKPPGEIDEAWGEVLAQAPDADLPGMRAQFVCHFRFAEFGQPGKTSWNLEPFRPVVDDETMTQAGCNPGGPAEPF
- the deoC gene encoding deoxyribose-phosphate aldolase, with translation MIRRAGAKRPGDVPSPAEVAALVDHTLLKPEATDADVIALVAEAADLGAYAVCVSPSMVTAAHKAVGAHPESPVIAAVAGFPSGKHLPGIKANEASAAVEHGAAEIDMVIDVGAALAGEIAAVAADIAMVRSAVPGAVLKVIVESAALLSLSGEATLVAVCRAAEESGADFVKTSTGFHPAGGGSVAAVEIMAGTVGGRLGVKASGGIRTAEHALAMLDAGATRLGLSGTRAVLDGL
- a CDS encoding LmeA family phospholipid-binding protein, coding for MTNPPQGPNHPVGPGDPTTPAWPAAPGQGTPTEYIPRPGGPVDPPTQQFSQVVPPLVPPAPPAPSSEEPEEPKRGFLRDPLTIVLSLIIVVAVVLAGLLGTELYVRHVADTVVSRAVSCVVQDQAKVSFGVRPFLLQHLTKHYNDIHVETAGNQIRQAKGMKLDLWLDDIQINQTANSAGTMGSLDADITWSSDGIKQTVQGAIPFLGSLISGVTTSSSAGTIELQGGLGSVIVKPAVTNSALTLQVVSLTGLGFMLPKESVQPALDAFMSTLTKNLPMGIHADSVSVTDSGVSAKFITSNATIPNGQQDPCFAGV
- a CDS encoding carbon-nitrogen hydrolase family protein, translating into MRIALAQLLSDADPAVNLKLVEDYTRRAADAGARLVAFPEGMMCRFGVPLAPVAQPLDGPWADEVRRIADGAGITVLAGMFTPVSDGRVTNTVLAVGAGVDAHYDKIHLYDAFGFAESEAVAPGREPVVITVDGVGVGLTLCYDVRFPALYTDLADRGAQLITVHASWGAGPGKLQQWTLLARARALDSTCFVAAVDQGYPGDEMATASKAPTGVGGSLVASPLGEVVASAGDDPQLVVADIDIDRVAPVREALGVLRNRSEFAQADKAESPR
- a CDS encoding class I SAM-dependent methyltransferase, translated to MTRPPRPVGVPTRGTTNANRLRRADRWLVNSPRVRGALESAADPVIVDLGYGRLPVTTLELATRLRAVRADIRVIGLEIDPQRVAPPVDGVEFAVGGFELAGLHPILVRAFNVLRQYPEDAVDAAWAEMRTRLAPGGLILDGTCDELGRRCCWVLLDRDGPVSLTLACDPRHIERPSDLAERLPKVLIHQNVPGQSIHTLLATADRAWAASAGHSVFGPRDRWRAMLTELHAAGVPIETQRRNARDAVLTVPWSTVAPHVS
- a CDS encoding DUF2505 domain-containing protein; the encoded protein is MSRRLDYVIELDRPVADLYLSFTSREYWEDLVAEHHKHTDSELTRFESSPNGTDIAFTHTVSRRDVPSLIAPVVPLRLTITREQHFDAFDAAKNSADGHYRALVPAAPLHFDGTYVLQQAAGGSELRLSSLCKVNVPLLGGKIEKWACDGLRGLFDHERDFTRDWIAGHY